A window of Silurus meridionalis isolate SWU-2019-XX chromosome 4, ASM1480568v1, whole genome shotgun sequence contains these coding sequences:
- the LOC124383913 gene encoding gastrula zinc finger protein XlCGF49.1-like, with protein sequence MKSESRRRSLGEPPHTPAAAAAGSKMHHCSDCGKSFTKIAVLKRHQRVHTGEKLYHCDQCEKSFTQQGSLKSHQRIHTGEKPYHCEQCGKSFTHESNFRIHQRIHTGVKPYYCEQCGKSFTHQSNLRSHQRIHTGEKPYHCEQCGKSFTQQGHLGLHQSIHTGEKPYYCEQCGKSFTHPSTLKSHQRIHTGKKPYPCEQCGKSFSAQSVLLRHQQSHTGQKLYLCGQCGRSYVYQSSLRTHKCSNIQP encoded by the exons atgaaatcagagtccagacggagatctttaggagaacctccacacactcctgctgctgctgctgctggatcaaag ATGCACCACTGCTCAgattgtgggaagagttttactaaaATTGCGGTTCTGAAAAGacaccagcgtgtccacacaggagagaaactgtatcactgtgatcagtgtgagaagagttttactcaacagggtagtctcaaatcacaccagcgtatccacacaggagagaagccgtatcactgtgaacagtgtgggaagagttttactcatgAGAGTAATTTTAGaatacaccagcgtatccacacaggggtgaagccgtattactgtgaacagtgtgggaagagttttactcaccaGAGTAATCTCAGatcacaccagcgtatccacacaggagagaagccttatcactgtgaacagtgtgggaaaagTTTTACTCAGCAGGGTCATCTCGGATTACACCagagtatccacacaggagagaagccttattactgtgaacagtgtgggaaaagTTTTACTCACCCAAGTactctcaaatcacaccagcgtattCACACAGGAAAGAAGCCATATccctgtgaacagtgtgggaagagttttagtgCTCAGAGTGTCCTCCTCAGGCACCAGCAGAGTCATACAGGACAGAAGCTGTACCTCTGTGGACAGTGTGGACGGAGCTATGTTTATCAAAGCTCATTAAGGACCCACAAGTGCTCTAACATACAACCATAA